DNA from Onthophagus taurus isolate NC chromosome 2, IU_Otau_3.0, whole genome shotgun sequence:
AATATCGCTTCCAATTTCTCTTCCGGTATGCTTTTGCTATTAAAATTCGATCCAAACGCGAAGTAAATAACTTGATCGtgtttatctaaaaaattttgtacgTCTTGAGGTAATTTTTCGTCTTTactttttttgaaactttgaaGATGGATCCCACCTATTTCGACAATGTTCGGTGTTAATGGTACGGCCCCTGTTAATGCTGTTTGCGAGTTTAACAGCACCAAAGAGATATTATAAACTAATTGTGATAATGGGGGTGCATCCGGGATATGTTCATGTAAAAGTTGGTCTAATTTCGGCAAAGTATACAAATGATAATTGAGTTCTTGGTATATTAAGGTTATTAAATTGTGGAGACGTTCCAAAAATGTCATTGACGGTGAATAATAACCGGAAACGTCTGGAACGTACGAAGCCAATCCGATATTTCCAACTAAACGGTTCGTCCATATAGTTGATCCTACCGAAGAAAATGATATACAAggtgctttaaaatgataacaTAAACCGTATAATGCTTCGCTGACAAATTGTTCTATGATGACGACGTCGAAGATTTCGTGggatttcattaattttttaaccgCATCGTGTTCGTAAACGATTTTTGACATAATATAACCCATTTCATTGGGGAAATTCGTTTTTGTtatgatattttcattttcgtaatcaattaaattaactttactcataaaatctaaaaataaaatagataatgttatttataaatagaataaaacGTGATGCAATAAGTAAAAgttatatcattaaaaaataagataagaTTTATTGACTCagattttatttgtattaaaacataacctatatttttaggtttaaattaattttgaaaagaactAACAATATTCAGTTCATAAAAGTATACaatcttttaatttacctATAATCCATTCTCTCATTCCAGTCAATTCAATATCACGATAATTTTTGATGGGTTTCTTTTGAGGGTATGTACTCAAAACAGTTACTTCATGTCCTTTTAAAGCTAATTCTTTTGCAATAGCACCACCAGCTATAAAATGACTAAACGAAGGTGTGTGTAAAACGGCTAAAATTTTATaggaaatacaaaatttaaaagaacacAGTAAAAATAACACCGAAAATAACttcattctttattaaatcgatttaCTCCAAAAACGAGTCTAAACTACACTCGATCGGTCACACTTTATCTACTTAAGCAACTCAAACGAAGGATTGTTATCGATATGAATGgattactatttaaaaaaaaatatcaaagcGAAAAAAGTTAGGTTTTTTGAATGTTAGGTGACGCTGGTGATTTTTATGGTTTGACGTGTTGTTTGGGTTGCCtacattatattatttaaattatacagGTTAGTACAAAGGAATCATCGGATTTAACAAGGCCATAATTCGGAAAGTATGATAGATAGTTTCTATTTAATGTAGAAGTAaaattattctatttttactTTAAAGAAACTGTTACAATAGATAACATTTAATATCGGAAATACATCAGCGTTTTTaagttcaacaaaaaatgataGGAAAAATAGAAAACACCGCGAGATATATACGTTCAGAGAGGAGATATAGCGAGAAAGTAGTTCCACTCCACTCATGACTCGCTATAAATCTAGTCCGAAGATAAGGTTTGCTGTTTTTTCGCCGATTTCAAGATTTCGTCCATATGGACTTTGCGGGACTAGAAACGATTTGTTGGAAGATTCGTtcgattaatttaatgtttttttttgatatttttttaactaaatataaaaagaatccAAAGAAGTTactattcattaattaaatataaaattatagtttataataacaatttttggaaatataaCCCCTTCTTGGTCGAATTTTCCATTCTCTTGGAATATCTTTGCTCTAGTTATTCACGTCACACCGTCTCTTTATACccgaaaaataagaaaactgaGACGGATAGCAGAGATATAGGACGAGTTCCATTTCGAAACGGTCGGTTGTGTGGTAAGAATTTTAATTCGGTACAAAAACAACTCTAGATTGGAGGATTTCCCATCAATTGCTTTTGTACTGTGGTTACTCGTTCTATTTATTTCGGTTCGTTGTGTATCTTTCTTTATGTTGAGATTAAAATATAGTTTTAGATATTTCACATAGATAACATATCTGGATTAACAAGCAAAAGGATTGCAAACCTTTCCGTTTATCTTACAAAACCTTGACTTCATTTTCAAATCTGCATTGCTTGCTTGCAGAAGATGTTgaatttttgacaatttagTTTCTTCCaactttatgtttatttattatcaaagcttttttgatttaatttttaaacaagttaAAGCCGGTcattaatgtttaaacattATCACTCAATATACAACCTCAATATCACTCAAACCTAAGTATCCTGAAGATAAAAATGACAATGTAATCAATTACTATGCCCCTACATCAGCAAGAATATTGGCTAAGCAAAAGTATCCCGATGACTTAGCTCAAAGGAGTTAGCATATATCTATCACCCTACTTTGAGAAGAATTGTATTGACCCCAATGAGACAAGGCTTAAAAGGGTATTTCAAAGAGTGGtttatatttctaattttaaataatattaactacataaaataaacgtttccattaaaatagttactaattttataaacaagaaacttttaacttctttttttggatttagatacatttttagaactttttgatttactaccaaaacattttaaaattaaataagctCCGAAAGCGTTGATACCCAAGAAAGAAACGATTAAAACTGCGACAACATCGACCATCCAAAATTGGTACCATGGCAAATCGACGCCAGCATTCTTTAAATAAGAAGCtcctttaaattctaaaacatGTTCGATCCAGTAGACGGCTTCATCCATTCCGTTACGTTTTCTTATTGCTTTCGAGCGCATCTGTGCTTCTTTCGTGTAtctaaaaacattattaatgaATCAAACCTTGCTCTTAAAATACACTTTtggcaataaatttataacttaCTTTGTATTTGAGGTTATTTCAACAAGCgctttatataatttttccgCTTTGAGCGTTTTAAACTCAACCGGAACCGCGAAACCATAATGAACCATTTCTGCAGCGTTATGAGCTTGTTCTGCAAAAAGTGGAATTGCAATCATAGGAACACCATAATACAACGATTCCAAAGAACTCAATCGCCCACAATGAGTTATAAAaccaacaacatttttatgagCTAACACCGCCGTTTGAGGAAACCACTTAGctattttaacattatcaaGTTTTTCGGGTAATTCGTCCTCAAATTTCCACAAAACAGGTTTACCCCATTTTTTCAATCCATTTATTATTTCGTTTAAAGTTTCTTTGGGAATATCTTTACTTTGAGCGTTCGAACCCAAAGCGAAATAAATtacttctttattattatctaaaaaCTTTTGAATATCATCCGGTAATGTGACATTTTTCAATCCCTCAACGTGAATTCCGCCGACTTCCTTTACGTTTGGCGTTATTATTTGCGGAGATCCTAATGCAGGATGAGAATTTACAAGAAGTAATGAAACGTTagtaattaaattgtaaatgtgTGGTGCGTTTGGAATATGTTCTTGAACGATCGCGTTGTGTTTTGGTATATAAAACGTGTGATACACGATTTCTTCGTAAACGTAAAGTGCCAAATTGTGCATTCGTTGAAAGAAGGTCATTTTTGGTGAATAGGTAGTCGTCATCTGTGGAACATACGATGCT
Protein-coding regions in this window:
- the LOC111427119 gene encoding UDP-glucosyltransferase 2-like, whose protein sequence is MKLFSVLFLLCSFKFCISYKILAVLHTPSFSHFIAGGAIAKELALKGHEVTVLSTYPQKKPIKNYRDIELTGMREWIIDFMSKVNLIDYENENIITKTNFPNEMGYIMSKIVYEHDAVKKLMKSHEIFDVVIIEQFVSEALYGLCYHFKAPCISFSSVGSTIWTNRLVGNIGLASYVPDVSGYYSPSMTFLERLHNLITLIYQELNYHLYTLPKLDQLLHEHIPDAPPLSQLVYNISLVLLNSQTALTGAVPLTPNIVEIGGIHLQSFKKSKDEKLPQDVQNFLDKHDQVIYFAFGSNFNSKSIPEEKLEAIFDALRKYGKPVLWKFDDDELPAGLEHVKIGKWFPQTAVLAHKNVKAFITHCGRLSTLESLYYGVPMIGISLFAEQAHNAAEMAHLGYAVWVKFNELTKGKLYKALVEITENPKYYNEAQLRSKIMQKENQIEKAINWIEHVVEYKGAVYLRNAGVDLPWYQFWMVDVISFVIILIIFVNTLIAYLILKMFSKKSSNKKQKLN
- the LOC111427120 gene encoding UDP-glucosyltransferase 2-like, producing MKTLTTITIVSIYFSVLLSASESAKILSLFPAPSYSHVIIGETLSEELARRGHQVTLITAYEPKKTIENLNVIKLNGFKEQFDEEMKDFNFFDYLNINEFISTLTTYSFGYTMTKNFYEHERIQKIMKFNEKFDLIIVEHFFNEAVYGLCYHLKVPCVAVSAVATTIWSNRLTGNVGLASYVPQMTTTYSPKMTFFQRMHNLALYVYEEIVYHTFYIPKHNAIVQEHIPNAPHIYNLITNVSLLLVNSHPALGSPQIITPNVKEVGGIHVEGLKNVTLPDDIQKFLDNNKEVIYFALGSNAQSKDIPKETLNEIINGLKKWGKPVLWKFEDELPEKLDNVKIAKWFPQTAVLAHKNVVGFITHCGRLSSLESLYYGVPMIAIPLFAEQAHNAAEMVHYGFAVPVEFKTLKAEKLYKALVEITSNTKYTKEAQMRSKAIRKRNGMDEAVYWIEHVLEFKGASYLKNAGVDLPWYQFWMVDVVAVLIVSFLGINAFGAYLILKCFGSKSKSSKNVSKSKKRS